Genomic DNA from Candidatus Koribacter versatilis Ellin345:
CAGGGCTGCCGGCATGCTCTTTCCCGCCACGTCAGCGCAGGCGATCAGCCAGTGGTCGTTTCCGCCGGTGCGCGGGAAGACATCGTAAAAGTCTCCGGCCACCGTGTTCGCCGGCCGCGTAACAAACGCGACTTCCATCCCCGGGACAATCGGAGGCGTCGCGGGCAGCAGCCACTGCTGGATTTCTTTAGCGATCTGCAAATCGCGCTTCATGATCACGCGGTCGCCGATCTCCAGGATCAGCAGCAGGAACATCAGCAGTCCGCCCCAGAACTGCGGATTGACGACGATGGTCTGGTTCTGGGTGGTGTGCCACGTGATCTGTCCGAAGAGCAACGAAACCAGCGCAACCAGCAACAGCACGCGGCGGGCGGGCGAGAGCTTTTCCATCACCGCCCAGAAGAACTGTTCCGCCATGAACCAGAACTTGTGGCCGGGCTTCATGCCCGAAGTGCGGTCCTGGTTGATTTCTTTGGAGTAGAAGCGGTAGCCAGCGCGTGTATCGGCGCGAAACTGCGACCAGAGCTGGTCCATTGCCATGCCCTCGGTCACACGGTTCCAGAATCGAGACCAACCGGTACCGGGAAGAGGACGCGGTTTCTGCGGAGCTGGAGCGGCGCTACTCATGAAGTGGTCTGGCAATTATAGAGGAGCGGCGCAGACACTGTGAGGAATGGGCAAAGGCATGAGACGTACATCACAGACAGCCTTTTCGCCCCGCGCGATGATTGGCTTAGCAGCGGACCCATGCAGCATCGGGACCGCGGCGAATTTTCATTGGCGACAGGGACGTACTCATGAAAAAGCTACTCGTCTGCCTCATCCTGCTGATGGCCGTTCAAGTGTGGGCGCAGGACAAAACCAAGGTCACGGTCAAAAGCACCGAAAAGAACAATGGCGTAGTCATCGTTACGATTAACATCAGCGACGCCAAAAAGAGCGTCGATCTCAACTGCAACGACGGCACTCCGAGCTGTGCGGCGCCGAAGGCCGGGGAATACTGGATGGTGAAGCTCCCCAAGAACCACGGCGTCTACGACTGCCAGTGCGTCGATCTATTCCCGGTGACCGCCGATCCCGACAGCGATCCGAAGCTCGGCGAATACTGCATGCCTTAAGCTATCCGGCCGCGACGGCGACGCTGTTGCGGCCCTTCGCTTTCGCCTCGCCGCACGCCTTCAGCGCCGAGTCCAGAAGATCTTCTGCGCTCATTCCCGGCTTCCAATCGGACAGCCCGCAGGCGCCTGTCAGGGTGATTTCTTTGCCATCGTGCAGCCGTAACTGCGCGTTCTCAAGCGTCGACTTGAAACGGTCCAGGCTCGTCAGTGCGCGGTTGGCGTCAACGTAAGGGAAGAGCGCGACGAAATCATCGCCGGCCAGTCGCGCCACGCTGTCCTCATGACGCAGGGTGGCACGAAGTATGGTGCCGAAGTGTTTCAGGGCGGAATCTGCCGCATGCGGCCCATGTTTCGCAACCATAGCTTTCAGATCGTCGAGCGATGCGACACAGACGCTCATCGGATGCTTGTATCGACTGGCGGCTGCAATCGCCTTGCCGACGTAATTCAGGAACGCCGCGCGGTTGGGCAGCCCGGTAAGCGGATCGGTCGTGCCATCCCGCTGGATCTGCTTTTCGAGTGCCTTGCGGTCGCTTACATCGCGGAACGAAATGACCGCGCACTCGCCGTGGACCGGGTCGTTCAGGACACTCGCGTTCGACTCGATCCAGATTTCGGTCTTGTTGGGCCGCGTGATGCCGAAGATGACGTTACGCTGCGGCTCGCCGGTTGCCAGCGCTTTGTAGGACGGCAAGTCTTCGGTCGGGATCGGGAAACCGTCGGGCTGGACGGGTTTGAAATGTAGCATTGAAAACGTCTGCCCAACCATGTCCTTCAACTCGGTTCCAAGCAGAACGGATGCCATGGTGTTGTGCGCCAGCAGCCGCCGCTGCGAGTCGCGGACGATCACGCCCTCCGCCAAGGTCTCCATCACGGTGTGCAGGAACCGCCGATGGTTCTCGGCCATCGCACGCTGCCGGTGCAATTCCATCAATTGCGCCGCTTGCGATGCGAGCGTCCGCAGCGCACTCTCCTGGAACGGCTTCAATGTGCGAGGCTGGCGGTCGATGATGCAAAGGGCGCCGAGTCCAAGTCCCTTGGAT
This window encodes:
- a CDS encoding PP2C family protein-serine/threonine phosphatase produces the protein MSSAAPAPQKPRPLPGTGWSRFWNRVTEGMAMDQLWSQFRADTRAGYRFYSKEINQDRTSGMKPGHKFWFMAEQFFWAVMEKLSPARRVLLLVALVSLLFGQITWHTTQNQTIVVNPQFWGGLLMFLLLILEIGDRVIMKRDLQIAKEIQQWLLPATPPIVPGMEVAFVTRPANTVAGDFYDVFPRTGGNDHWLIACADVAGKSMPAALLMATFQASLKTLSTADISLPDLAASMNKYACTNSQQGRRFTTAFLAEYTPATRTLTYINAGHNNPMLRRATGQLERLDIGGIPLGMMEDVTYPSATLTLNPGDWLVIFTDGVVEAENDHAQEYGEDRLIAVVNANLQLGPAQMLYQIMTDVDRFVAMTPQHDDITCLLIKAV
- a CDS encoding sensor domain-containing diguanylate cyclase: MPAVIPANEAARQQELTSFQILDTPPDSSFDNLVALAAEICEAPISTVTFIDSDRQWFKAKLGVESDQTPREQSFCAHAILKPNEFMVVPDAAKDPRFEDNPLVTGEPNIRFYAAAPLVSKGLGLGALCIIDRQPRTLKPFQESALRTLASQAAQLMELHRQRAMAENHRRFLHTVMETLAEGVIVRDSQRRLLAHNTMASVLLGTELKDMVGQTFSMLHFKPVQPDGFPIPTEDLPSYKALATGEPQRNVIFGITRPNKTEIWIESNASVLNDPVHGECAVISFRDVSDRKALEKQIQRDGTTDPLTGLPNRAAFLNYVGKAIAAASRYKHPMSVCVASLDDLKAMVAKHGPHAADSALKHFGTILRATLRHEDSVARLAGDDFVALFPYVDANRALTSLDRFKSTLENAQLRLHDGKEITLTGACGLSDWKPGMSAEDLLDSALKACGEAKAKGRNSVAVAAG